A single genomic interval of Persephonella atlantica harbors:
- a CDS encoding cob(I)yrinic acid a,c-diamide adenosyltransferase codes for MIYVFTGNGKGKTTAAVGTGIRAVGAGLNVLMIQFMKVKELSSEYAVLSHIKGFDVVSFGRKGFYLPEEKLKKKPELIKMGFKPFSEIDYRLAEEGIDYLKNAVKSEKYNLIILDEICVALHYRLIGEEEIKPVLLKDRENIDFILTGRYCPYWLMEVADLVTEMREVKHPFHRGIKAKKGLDY; via the coding sequence ATGATTTATGTTTTTACAGGTAACGGAAAAGGTAAAACAACGGCAGCTGTTGGAACAGGTATAAGGGCTGTTGGAGCAGGTCTGAATGTTCTGATGATACAGTTTATGAAGGTAAAGGAACTTTCATCGGAATATGCTGTTCTCTCTCACATAAAAGGTTTTGATGTTGTCAGTTTTGGAAGAAAGGGTTTTTATCTGCCAGAAGAAAAGCTAAAGAAAAAACCAGAGCTGATAAAGATGGGGTTTAAACCTTTCTCTGAAATAGATTACAGACTGGCAGAGGAAGGAATAGATTATCTGAAAAATGCCGTTAAATCTGAAAAGTATAACCTGATTATATTAGATGAGATATGTGTTGCCCTTCATTACAGATTAATCGGTGAAGAGGAGATAAAACCTGTCCTTCTAAAGGACAGGGAAAATATAGATTTCATACTGACAGGAAGATACTGTCCCTACTGGCTTATGGAAGTTGCAGACTTAGTTACAGAGATGAGAGAGGTAAAACATCCATTTCACAGGGGAATAAAGGCAAAAAAAGGATTAGATTACTAG
- a CDS encoding DUF255 domain-containing protein, translating into MWKFIIALLVAGVSYASQINWLSFEEGIKKAKEENRLILMDIYAQWCHWCNVMENTTYRDPDVVRIINRHFVPVRVDAEERPEINKKYNQGGLPSTVILDKNGNILYGRIYVPPEEMIEVLSYFASLSDRQIKKIAEENRKKEKRFYRRFIKKTSLKEPSEKFIRKAFRSVKIRFDRENGGFFGAPKFPEEELVHFLILYYLLEGDKEAEKMFLKTAEGYEKLIDTVEGGIYRYSVNQFWSEPHYEKLLKDQADLSVMFFDIYSITENRKYLKDALSLVDFSLTKLYNLQRHLFYNSQGADIVDEEGTLLMSGEEFFKLSREERERAVKKIGHSPKIEKRFYYGRNALISKALLYSYIFTGDRKYLQTGLDTLDTVLKEAFKDKGVLYSEKGGYFLSSNVYTLEAVLTAYQITGEERYLKTAEKTAQILKKYYHSKHTGILTDQQDIGLSLNRISFIDDIILLNRRAIYQLYGLFMITGDEQYKKFADSIIKHLPDRVNLNTAVAYMIYLKPPLMLHVIAGKEQAKKLPYIFRSFPVYTFADFIDRKDKNRLKKIGYRAEGDFVVYLCNADFCFERIKDTNQIKNSILSALERYREF; encoded by the coding sequence ATGTGGAAATTTATAATAGCTTTGCTTGTTGCAGGAGTATCTTACGCATCACAGATTAACTGGCTGAGTTTTGAAGAAGGAATCAAAAAGGCAAAAGAGGAAAACAGGCTGATTTTGATGGATATCTACGCCCAGTGGTGTCACTGGTGCAATGTTATGGAAAACACCACATACAGAGACCCTGATGTTGTAAGGATTATAAATAGACATTTTGTTCCAGTAAGGGTAGATGCAGAGGAAAGACCAGAGATAAACAAGAAGTACAATCAGGGAGGTCTTCCTTCCACTGTAATACTTGATAAAAATGGGAATATTCTTTATGGGAGGATTTATGTTCCCCCTGAAGAGATGATAGAAGTTCTGTCTTACTTTGCATCCCTTTCTGACAGGCAGATAAAAAAAATAGCTGAAGAAAACAGGAAAAAGGAAAAAAGATTCTACAGGAGATTTATTAAAAAAACCTCACTGAAAGAACCTTCTGAAAAATTTATCAGAAAGGCTTTCAGGTCTGTAAAAATCCGTTTTGACAGGGAAAACGGAGGATTTTTTGGAGCTCCAAAGTTTCCAGAGGAAGAGCTGGTACATTTTTTAATCCTTTACTATCTGCTTGAAGGAGATAAAGAAGCAGAAAAGATGTTTTTAAAAACAGCAGAAGGATACGAAAAGCTGATAGACACTGTGGAAGGAGGAATTTACAGATACAGTGTAAACCAGTTCTGGAGTGAACCCCATTACGAGAAACTGCTGAAAGACCAGGCAGACCTATCTGTGATGTTCTTTGATATCTACAGTATAACAGAGAACAGAAAGTACCTTAAGGATGCCCTATCACTTGTTGATTTTTCTCTAACAAAGCTGTATAACCTCCAGAGACATCTGTTTTACAACTCACAGGGAGCTGACATTGTTGATGAAGAAGGAACGCTGCTTATGAGTGGTGAGGAATTTTTTAAACTCAGCAGAGAAGAAAGGGAAAGAGCAGTTAAAAAGATTGGACATTCTCCAAAAATAGAAAAAAGATTTTATTACGGCAGAAATGCTCTTATATCAAAAGCTTTACTTTACAGCTACATATTCACAGGAGACAGAAAATATCTACAGACTGGTCTTGATACTTTAGATACAGTTTTGAAAGAAGCATTTAAAGATAAAGGTGTGCTGTATTCAGAAAAGGGAGGATACTTTCTCAGCTCCAACGTTTACACCCTTGAGGCAGTTTTGACAGCTTACCAGATAACAGGAGAGGAGAGATATCTAAAAACAGCAGAAAAGACTGCACAGATACTCAAAAAATATTACCACTCCAAGCATACAGGAATACTGACAGACCAGCAGGATATTGGCCTGAGTTTAAACAGGATTTCTTTTATAGACGACATTATACTCCTCAATAGAAGAGCTATTTATCAGCTGTATGGTCTGTTTATGATAACAGGAGACGAGCAGTACAAAAAGTTTGCAGACAGTATAATAAAACACCTGCCTGACAGAGTAAATCTGAACACTGCTGTAGCTTACATGATTTATCTGAAGCCTCCACTGATGCTCCATGTTATAGCTGGCAAGGAGCAGGCAAAAAAGCTGCCTTACATCTTCAGGAGTTTTCCAGTTTACACCTTCGCTGATTTTATAGATAGAAAAGACAAAAATAGGCTAAAGAAAATAGGATACAGGGCAGAAGGGGATTTTGTAGTTTATCTGTGCAATGCAGATTTTTGTTTTGAGAGAATAAAAGATACCAATCAGATTAAAAATAGTATACTTTCAGCTTTGGAGAGATACAGAGAGTTTTAG
- a CDS encoding CDP-alcohol phosphatidyltransferase family protein — MNFANQITILRIFLIPVFIILIGYNKPLYALIVFVVAGLTDALDGFVARRFNQITTLGKILDPIADKALLISSFVFIYTSALTVKFPYWYVVIVISRDIYILLGSALIYFLKGYLDVKPSVFGKATTFFQILSVITVLVANITVIPDWAVWGVIYTATFFTVLSTLTYTYDGIQQLK, encoded by the coding sequence ATGAATTTTGCAAACCAGATAACAATTTTAAGGATATTTCTTATACCTGTGTTTATAATCCTGATAGGATACAACAAACCTTTATATGCACTGATTGTTTTTGTTGTTGCTGGCCTTACAGATGCTTTAGATGGCTTTGTTGCCAGAAGGTTTAACCAGATAACGACCTTAGGAAAAATACTTGACCCTATAGCTGATAAAGCTCTTCTTATCAGTAGTTTTGTTTTTATTTACACATCAGCCCTTACTGTAAAGTTCCCTTACTGGTATGTTGTTATTGTTATAAGCAGAGATATTTACATACTCCTTGGTAGTGCTCTGATATATTTTCTAAAAGGCTATCTTGATGTGAAACCATCAGTATTTGGAAAAGCAACAACATTTTTTCAGATACTTTCTGTTATAACAGTTCTTGTGGCGAACATTACGGTGATACCTGACTGGGCAGTATGGGGAGTGATATACACTGCAACCTTCTTTACTGTTTTGTCAACACTGACCTACACCTATGACGGCATACAGCAGCTAAAGTAA
- the rfaE2 gene encoding D-glycero-beta-D-manno-heptose 1-phosphate adenylyltransferase yields the protein MKELEKIKKWKKEGKKIVFTNGCFDIIHAGHVDYLEKAKALGDILVVGLNSDDSIRRIKGKERPVNIQQHRKKVLEALKPVDLVIVFDEDTPEKLIKMIKPDVLVKGGDWKIENIVGADFVKSYGGTVTTIDFVYDISTTKIIEKIKR from the coding sequence ATGAAAGAGCTTGAAAAGATAAAAAAGTGGAAAAAGGAAGGGAAAAAAATTGTTTTTACAAACGGCTGTTTTGATATTATACATGCAGGGCACGTTGATTATTTAGAAAAGGCTAAAGCATTGGGAGACATACTTGTTGTTGGTCTAAACAGTGATGATTCAATAAGAAGGATAAAAGGAAAGGAAAGGCCTGTAAACATTCAGCAGCACAGAAAAAAAGTGTTAGAGGCTTTAAAACCTGTTGACCTTGTTATTGTGTTTGATGAGGATACGCCAGAGAAACTGATAAAGATGATAAAACCGGACGTTCTTGTGAAAGGTGGAGACTGGAAGATTGAAAACATCGTGGGAGCAGACTTTGTGAAATCTTACGGTGGAACAGTAACAACCATTGATTTTGTTTATGATATATCAACAACAAAGATTATTGAGAAAATAAAAAGATGA
- a CDS encoding LysR family transcriptional regulator gives MKYQIKFKLWVEKDGDIIIGLGRDKLLREIEKTGSISKAAKNVGMSYKKAWSFLKTMESRLGVKLVKTHRGGKKGGGTQLTEEAKQLLSDFERINTAFENLKKQLEKNG, from the coding sequence GTGAAGTATCAGATAAAGTTTAAACTGTGGGTTGAGAAGGATGGAGATATTATTATAGGTCTTGGAAGGGATAAACTGCTAAGAGAGATTGAAAAAACTGGTTCAATATCAAAGGCAGCAAAAAATGTGGGAATGTCGTACAAGAAGGCCTGGAGCTTTCTGAAAACGATGGAAAGCAGATTGGGAGTTAAACTGGTAAAAACACACAGAGGAGGCAAAAAAGGAGGAGGAACACAGCTTACAGAAGAAGCAAAACAGCTCCTGTCAGATTTTGAAAGAATAAATACAGCATTTGAAAATCTGAAAAAACAGCTGGAAAAAAATGGATGA
- a CDS encoding prepilin peptidase, producing METALYIAFFIFGTIIGSFLNVLIYRLPRGRSPLKPAFSFCPECGKNIKWYDNIPVISYLILKGKCRNCGAKISLRYFVVELITGIASVLSYMKTGLSVEYIFIFIFLSLMIAITFIDLDFRIIPDELNLFGFLAGFVFIFFRKDFSLLDGILGAVVGAGFLWAVAFLYMRFRGIEGLGMGDVKMMAFVGVYTGWFGALFTIFVGSFLGALVGGLSAYLLKAEDKGRFEIPFGPFLAFASVVYIFFGETVKSWYLGGMM from the coding sequence TTAAATGTGCTGATATACAGACTTCCAAGGGGCAGGTCTCCATTAAAACCTGCATTTTCTTTCTGTCCAGAGTGTGGGAAAAATATAAAGTGGTACGACAACATTCCTGTAATTTCTTACCTGATTTTAAAAGGAAAATGCAGAAACTGCGGGGCTAAAATCAGCCTCAGATACTTTGTTGTTGAGCTTATAACAGGTATTGCCTCTGTCCTTTCCTACATGAAGACAGGTTTATCTGTGGAATACATATTTATTTTTATCTTTTTATCACTGATGATTGCAATAACGTTTATTGACCTTGATTTTAGGATAATACCTGATGAGCTTAATCTGTTTGGATTTTTGGCAGGATTTGTTTTTATTTTTTTCAGAAAAGATTTTAGCCTGTTAGACGGCATTCTTGGAGCAGTTGTTGGGGCAGGTTTTCTGTGGGCAGTTGCTTTCCTGTACATGAGATTTAGAGGTATAGAAGGTCTTGGTATGGGAGATGTAAAGATGATGGCTTTTGTAGGTGTGTATACAGGATGGTTTGGAGCTCTATTTACTATATTTGTTGGCTCTTTTTTGGGGGCGCTGGTTGGAGGTCTGTCAGCTTATCTTCTGAAGGCTGAGGATAAAGGCAGATTTGAGATACCTTTTGGTCCTTTTCTTGCTTTTGCATCTGTGGTTTATATATTCTTTGGTGAAACAGTAAAAAGCTGGTATCTTGGGGGAATGATGTGA